From the genome of Psychroserpens ponticola, one region includes:
- a CDS encoding carboxypeptidase-like regulatory domain-containing protein has translation MTRIKKLFLILCLVQIGFIFSQSIEIQGKVIANSDIDRIHIINKTANRFTITNDDGKFKISASVNDTILISAIQYKPLEVVVTPQIIQTKFIAIDLTDKITELDEVVVGKILTGDLLSDIENSDVKRDINFYDLGIPGYTGKQKTQSERRLHQATTGSGLVPLTPILNWLSGRTKELKGQVARENLDNAMNDVVSELSEMLFNIDTLQEAKRVEFFYFVTDDPKFLILNKTGNNLKMLEFLQLKLKEFKSQIEDD, from the coding sequence ATGACAAGGATTAAAAAGCTTTTTTTAATTTTATGCTTAGTTCAGATTGGTTTTATATTTTCTCAATCTATTGAAATACAAGGGAAAGTAATAGCAAATTCAGATATTGATCGCATTCATATCATTAACAAAACTGCTAATAGGTTTACCATAACAAATGATGATGGTAAATTTAAAATTTCGGCATCTGTAAACGATACCATTCTAATTTCGGCCATTCAATATAAGCCTTTAGAAGTTGTGGTGACACCGCAAATAATTCAAACTAAATTTATAGCTATTGATCTTACAGATAAAATTACGGAGTTAGATGAAGTTGTAGTAGGCAAAATATTGACTGGAGATTTACTTTCAGATATTGAAAATAGCGACGTTAAGCGTGATATAAATTTTTATGATTTAGGAATTCCTGGCTATACTGGTAAACAAAAAACACAATCAGAAAGACGATTACATCAAGCAACAACAGGATCTGGTTTGGTGCCTTTAACTCCAATACTTAATTGGCTTTCTGGTCGTACAAAAGAGTTAAAAGGACAAGTAGCAAGAGAAAATCTTGATAACGCAATGAATGATGTAGTATCTGAGTTATCTGAAATGTTATTCAATATTGATACTTTACAAGAAGCTAAACGCGTGGAGTTTTTTTATTTCGTAACAGATGATCCAAAGTTTTTAATATTAAACAAAACTGGTAATAACTTAAAAATGTTGGAGTTTTTGCAACTGAAACTAAAAGAATTTAAATCTCAAATTGAAGACGACTAA
- a CDS encoding O-methyltransferase, whose product MYFLPEKLDEYIVAHSQEEPELLQQLTRETYQKILQPIMLSGPYQGRVLSMISKLKSPKTILELGTFTGYATLCLAEGLQTDGIIDTIDVNEELVDFQRKYFDKSDYGNQIHQHLGSALDIISTLKNTYDLVFIDADKPNYSNYFKLIIDKMNSGGIILSDNVLWHGKVIEPLDVKDISTKAVLEFNTLLKEDPRIETVMLPIRDGLTVSRKK is encoded by the coding sequence ATGTATTTTTTACCCGAAAAATTAGATGAATATATTGTAGCACATTCTCAAGAAGAACCAGAATTATTACAACAACTGACTAGAGAAACCTATCAAAAAATTTTGCAACCCATTATGCTAAGTGGACCTTATCAAGGGAGAGTACTGAGTATGATTTCAAAATTAAAATCTCCTAAAACCATTTTAGAACTTGGAACTTTTACGGGTTACGCTACGTTATGTTTAGCTGAAGGTTTACAAACTGATGGTATAATTGACACGATAGACGTGAATGAAGAATTAGTCGATTTTCAACGGAAATACTTTGACAAATCTGATTACGGAAACCAGATACATCAACATTTAGGAAGTGCTTTAGATATTATTTCTACGTTAAAAAACACTTATGACTTGGTATTTATTGATGCCGACAAACCGAACTATTCAAACTATTTCAAGTTGATTATAGACAAAATGAATTCTGGAGGTATTATTCTTTCTGATAATGTATTATGGCATGGAAAAGTCATTGAACCTCTTGATGTAAAGGATATATCTACAAAAGCGGTTTTAGAATTCAATACCCTTTTAAAAGAAGATCCTCGAATTGAAACTGTAATGCTGCCAATTCGTGATGGATTGACAGTGAGTCGAAAAAAATAA
- a CDS encoding twin-arginine translocase TatA/TatE family subunit — protein sequence MFILFIAVMVFGADKIPEVAKGLGKGMRSLKDASNDIKSEIKKSSTEGKNIETNVTQDIKNEITKVKDEIEDFSGSIKREQ from the coding sequence ATGTTCATACTATTTATAGCTGTGATGGTCTTTGGTGCAGATAAAATTCCTGAAGTTGCAAAAGGCTTAGGTAAAGGAATGCGCAGTTTAAAAGATGCTTCTAATGATATTAAGTCGGAAATTAAGAAATCATCTACCGAAGGTAAAAATATCGAGACAAATGTCACTCAAGATATTAAGAATGAAATTACCAAAGTTAAAGACGAAATTGAAGACTTCTCAGGCTCTATAAAAAGAGAGCAGTAA
- the pepE gene encoding dipeptidase PepE, with product MKNIIIASTSTIHGSGPLEYLLDELTVFFKDTSEILFIPYARPGGISHDEYTSNVNKAFSQIGKVAKGIHEFEDPKTAIANAKAIFTGGGNTFVLVNQLYKNGLLESIKQAVNSGTSYLGTSAGSNICGLTVNTTNDMPIVYPPSFKTFGFVPFNINPHYLDPDPTSTHKGETRETRIKEFHAFNTQPVVGIREGSWLAVNGDSIILKGSLSARIFEHGKSPYEVEPGIELNTLK from the coding sequence ATGAAAAATATTATTATAGCAAGTACATCAACCATTCATGGCAGTGGTCCTTTAGAATATTTATTAGATGAACTCACCGTTTTTTTCAAAGACACGTCAGAAATACTATTCATTCCATATGCTAGACCTGGCGGAATTTCTCATGATGAATACACTTCAAACGTCAATAAAGCATTTAGTCAAATAGGAAAAGTGGCTAAGGGCATTCACGAGTTTGAAGATCCAAAAACAGCTATAGCAAATGCCAAAGCTATTTTTACTGGAGGAGGAAACACCTTTGTATTGGTTAATCAACTCTATAAAAATGGGTTGTTAGAATCTATTAAACAAGCTGTTAATTCTGGAACTTCATACTTAGGAACAAGTGCTGGAAGTAATATTTGCGGACTTACAGTAAACACGACTAACGACATGCCAATTGTGTATCCACCAAGTTTTAAAACGTTTGGCTTTGTCCCTTTTAATATTAATCCGCATTATTTAGATCCTGATCCTACAAGTACACATAAAGGTGAAACACGAGAAACACGTATCAAAGAATTTCATGCTTTTAACACACAACCTGTTGTTGGAATTCGTGAAGGAAGTTGGTTAGCCGTAAATGGAGATTCTATTATTTTAAAAGGTTCCTTAAGTGCTCGAATATTTGAACATGGCAAATCTCCTTATGAAGTTGAGCCTGGAATTGAATTAAATACATTAAAATAA
- a CDS encoding GNAT family N-acetyltransferase has protein sequence MSFQFQILEPSQINDIIPLVQQLTSHKCSDDILKERFAVMVTENYECAVIFDRQKLIGVSGLWYCTRHYAGKSVELDHVFISEDYRNKGLGKQFLEWIYNHVKTKGVKAAELNTYVQNYSSHKFYYNEGFEILGYHFLKKL, from the coding sequence ATGTCATTTCAGTTTCAAATTTTAGAGCCTTCCCAAATAAATGACATTATACCATTAGTACAACAATTAACGAGCCATAAATGTTCTGATGATATTTTAAAAGAACGTTTTGCAGTAATGGTTACTGAAAATTATGAATGTGCTGTAATTTTTGATCGTCAAAAATTGATTGGCGTTTCTGGGCTTTGGTATTGCACGCGGCATTATGCAGGAAAGAGTGTTGAATTAGATCATGTATTCATTTCGGAAGACTACAGAAATAAAGGTTTAGGAAAACAATTTTTAGAATGGATTTATAATCACGTGAAAACCAAAGGTGTAAAAGCAGCAGAATTAAATACTTATGTTCAAAACTATTCTTCACATAAATTTTACTATAATGAAGGTTTTGAAATTTTAGGCTATCATTTTTTGAAAAAGTTATAG
- a CDS encoding DUF6090 family protein, which produces MIKFFRKIRYDLMEKKKTGKYLKYAIGEIILVVIGILIALQLNNYNESLNQSNQELKALNNLKLDFKYNESELNKSIIELKEINNACFTILNQTGNKHEETFDIDSLLQFTPSVPQYFPQNGFLMDLMNSGNLGIIKNDKLRYKLSSWLPALETLKNRENLTSKFDDILIIYIIKNGSWLNSDEKSSDKEINALKFPKSGFEINNNDLLQNIEFENLIENQIVYKSQLLDNQIVCLELIREIIMLLESETNE; this is translated from the coding sequence ATGATAAAATTTTTTAGAAAAATACGCTACGACCTTATGGAGAAAAAGAAAACTGGAAAGTATTTAAAATATGCTATTGGTGAAATCATACTTGTTGTTATTGGGATTTTAATTGCACTTCAATTGAACAATTATAATGAATCCTTAAATCAAAGTAATCAAGAACTAAAAGCATTAAATAATCTGAAATTGGATTTTAAATACAATGAATCTGAACTCAATAAGTCAATTATAGAACTTAAGGAAATAAATAATGCCTGCTTTACGATTCTAAATCAAACAGGCAATAAGCACGAAGAAACATTTGATATAGATAGTTTACTTCAATTTACTCCAAGTGTTCCTCAATATTTTCCTCAAAATGGATTTTTAATGGACTTAATGAACTCAGGAAATCTTGGGATAATTAAAAATGATAAATTGAGATACAAACTTTCCTCTTGGCTTCCAGCTCTCGAGACTTTAAAAAACAGAGAAAACTTAACAAGTAAATTTGATGATATTCTAATTATATATATCATTAAAAATGGCAGTTGGTTAAATTCTGATGAAAAGTCATCAGATAAAGAAATAAATGCACTAAAATTTCCAAAATCAGGATTTGAAATAAATAATAATGATTTACTTCAAAATATTGAGTTCGAAAATTTAATAGAAAATCAAATTGTATACAAATCACAATTACTTGATAATCAAATAGTTTGTTTAGAATTAATTAGGGAAATAATTATGCTTTTAGAATCTGAAACCAATGAATAA
- a CDS encoding carboxypeptidase-like regulatory domain-containing protein — MKTTKCISFLFIAFLISFLGISQTIDLKGQINASAELEGIHILNISAEEYTITNSKGVFEIPIQINDTILVSSVQYLKKSIVVTQEIFESKFISIQLKDRVNELDEVIVGKVLTGDLMSDIKNSDAKADINFYDVGIPGYTGKPKTQKERRLHEADAGKFVYYYGLIATINIHKVLNRISGRTKKLKLLVRLEEQDACMNKAIAEFSDDLFGHIELKEELKTEFFYFASEDSKFLEVCKLESDIKLFEFLIEKLLAFNIQISED, encoded by the coding sequence TTGAAGACGACTAAATGCATATCATTTTTATTTATAGCTTTTCTAATCTCTTTTCTGGGAATATCTCAAACAATTGATTTAAAAGGTCAAATTAATGCAAGTGCAGAGCTTGAAGGGATTCATATATTAAATATTTCAGCAGAAGAATATACCATTACAAATAGTAAAGGAGTTTTTGAAATTCCGATCCAAATTAACGATACCATTCTTGTTTCTAGTGTTCAGTACTTGAAAAAATCAATAGTGGTAACTCAAGAAATATTTGAGTCTAAATTCATTTCAATTCAACTTAAAGACCGCGTAAATGAATTAGATGAGGTGATTGTTGGGAAAGTGTTAACAGGTGATTTAATGTCTGATATAAAAAATAGTGATGCAAAAGCTGATATTAATTTTTATGATGTTGGTATTCCTGGTTATACAGGAAAACCTAAAACACAAAAAGAACGACGATTGCATGAAGCAGATGCTGGTAAGTTTGTGTATTACTATGGTTTGATCGCAACTATAAACATACATAAGGTTCTGAATCGAATTTCTGGACGTACAAAAAAATTGAAGTTACTAGTTAGATTAGAAGAACAAGATGCTTGTATGAATAAAGCTATTGCCGAATTCTCCGACGATTTATTCGGGCATATTGAATTAAAAGAAGAATTAAAAACGGAGTTTTTCTACTTTGCTTCAGAAGATTCAAAATTTTTAGAGGTTTGTAAATTAGAAAGTGATATTAAACTCTTTGAATTTTTAATTGAAAAGCTTTTAGCGTTTAATATTCAAATAAGTGAAGATTGA
- a CDS encoding carboxypeptidase-like regulatory domain-containing protein, translated as MKKLLPILLFCISFCAMSQDVKRVIVEGKIIVEGNDIEGITVYNTSSNKGAVTDENGEFTLPVTLNDFIEIRALQYQNFDFKVSQAILDSKRIRVILIEEINKLDEVLVMTKGLSGVLDTDIKSVKTFNPKLDALYFGIKKSDEYEFTDDNRTEINNIAMHSQSQTMVNGLNIRNVVGQLLLPLFRSKVKDKKAAGIAEVPVSTIKYYFGSSFLVDNFNIPEHRVEEFIRYVEDDESFDFTLLNIGKELEFLEVLSLKSQSFLNKKNDKD; from the coding sequence ATGAAAAAGCTACTGCCAATTTTACTGTTTTGCATAAGTTTTTGTGCAATGTCTCAAGATGTTAAACGTGTTATTGTCGAGGGGAAAATTATTGTAGAAGGGAATGACATTGAAGGAATAACCGTATATAATACATCATCAAATAAAGGCGCTGTCACTGACGAAAATGGTGAATTTACACTTCCAGTTACTTTAAATGATTTTATTGAAATTAGAGCGTTACAATATCAGAATTTTGATTTTAAAGTGAGTCAGGCTATTTTAGATTCAAAGCGTATTCGTGTAATTTTAATTGAGGAAATCAATAAATTGGATGAAGTTCTAGTCATGACTAAAGGACTCTCGGGAGTTTTAGATACAGACATTAAAAGTGTAAAAACGTTCAATCCTAAACTGGATGCACTTTACTTCGGAATAAAGAAAAGTGATGAGTATGAATTTACTGATGATAATAGAACTGAGATCAATAATATAGCCATGCATTCGCAATCACAAACGATGGTGAATGGTTTAAACATTCGTAATGTTGTAGGTCAATTGTTGTTGCCATTGTTTAGATCTAAAGTAAAGGATAAAAAAGCTGCAGGAATAGCTGAAGTTCCAGTGAGTACAATTAAATACTATTTTGGGTCTTCGTTTTTAGTTGATAATTTTAATATTCCAGAACATCGTGTCGAAGAATTTATTAGATATGTGGAAGATGATGAAAGCTTTGATTTTACCTTGCTTAACATCGGAAAAGAGTTAGAATTTCTTGAAGTTCTTAGCTTGAAGAGCCAATCTTTTTTAAATAAAAAGAATGACAAGGATTAA